The following proteins are encoded in a genomic region of Rubrobacter xylanophilus DSM 9941:
- a CDS encoding long-chain-fatty-acid--CoA ligase gives MLREEKRPWLSVYGDRIRPRIIEESLPAFLEDAARRFSSHTALTMGEREISYRELLELSEGFAAALAGSGVCKGDRVGLMLPNCPEYVIGFFGTVRAGAAATQINPLYTGRELEHILSNSGTQTAVVHAATYAKVKEVQPRTPLRRVVCVGEPEGGLSGGDTTFEEFLRSAPGPPPEVKIDPEEDLASLQYTGGTTGVSKGAMLTHRNLLGGVQQTIDFLIEDPGDFPENGKVVAVAPLFHIFGMTMVLLFGLRHGWNLLLVPKFQPDEMMQLIKREQPIMLAGVATLYMALHSYPRMEDYGLDRVLLYTSGGASVPVGLMRSFKQKTGRDIWEGYGLSEGAPVSFNTYLRGPVPGSVGVPIPGTDVRVVDPETGEREMPVGEPGELVVKGPQVMKGYWNMPEETSLALRDGWLYTGDIVRMDEEGYLYIVDRKKDMINVSGYKVYPREVEEVIYSHPEVVEAVVVGSPDPYRGEVPKAFVVIRRRGGEGTSVSEEELIEHCRRELAPYKVPREVEFREELPKSAVGKLLRRVLAQEERSRGQEQGSAG, from the coding sequence ATGCTGCGGGAAGAGAAGCGGCCCTGGCTATCCGTCTACGGGGACAGGATAAGGCCCAGGATCATCGAGGAGAGCCTGCCGGCCTTTCTGGAGGACGCGGCGCGCAGGTTTTCCTCCCACACCGCCCTGACCATGGGGGAGCGCGAGATCTCCTACCGGGAGCTGCTAGAGCTCTCCGAGGGCTTCGCCGCCGCCCTCGCGGGAAGCGGGGTGTGTAAGGGCGACCGGGTGGGGCTCATGCTCCCCAACTGCCCCGAGTACGTCATAGGGTTCTTCGGCACCGTGCGGGCGGGGGCGGCCGCGACCCAGATAAACCCCCTCTACACCGGGCGCGAGCTGGAGCACATCCTCTCCAACTCCGGCACGCAGACCGCCGTGGTCCACGCCGCGACGTACGCGAAGGTCAAGGAGGTGCAGCCGCGCACCCCGCTGCGGCGCGTGGTGTGCGTCGGCGAGCCGGAGGGCGGCCTCTCCGGCGGCGACACCACCTTCGAGGAGTTCCTGCGCTCCGCGCCGGGCCCGCCCCCCGAGGTAAAGATAGACCCCGAAGAGGATCTCGCCTCCCTCCAGTACACCGGCGGGACCACCGGCGTCTCCAAGGGCGCGATGCTCACCCACCGCAACCTGCTCGGCGGGGTGCAGCAGACCATAGACTTCCTCATCGAGGACCCCGGAGACTTCCCGGAGAACGGCAAGGTCGTCGCCGTCGCCCCGCTCTTCCACATCTTCGGGATGACCATGGTGCTCCTGTTCGGCCTCCGGCACGGCTGGAATCTGCTGCTCGTCCCGAAGTTCCAGCCCGACGAGATGATGCAGCTCATAAAGCGCGAGCAGCCCATCATGCTCGCCGGGGTCGCGACCCTCTACATGGCGCTTCACAGCTACCCGCGGATGGAGGACTACGGACTGGACAGGGTGCTTCTCTACACCTCCGGCGGGGCCAGCGTGCCCGTGGGGCTCATGCGCTCCTTCAAGCAGAAGACCGGCCGCGACATCTGGGAGGGCTACGGGCTCTCGGAGGGCGCGCCGGTCTCGTTCAACACCTACCTCAGGGGGCCGGTGCCCGGCAGCGTCGGCGTGCCCATTCCCGGCACCGACGTGAGGGTGGTGGACCCCGAGACGGGGGAGAGGGAGATGCCCGTCGGGGAGCCCGGCGAGCTCGTCGTCAAGGGGCCGCAGGTCATGAAGGGCTACTGGAACATGCCCGAGGAGACCTCCCTCGCGCTGCGGGACGGCTGGCTTTACACGGGGGACATAGTGCGGATGGACGAGGAGGGCTACCTCTACATCGTCGACCGCAAGAAGGACATGATCAACGTCAGCGGCTACAAGGTCTACCCGAGGGAGGTGGAGGAGGTCATCTACTCCCACCCGGAGGTGGTGGAGGCCGTCGTTGTGGGAAGCCCCGACCCCTACCGGGGGGAGGTGCCAAAGGCCTTCGTGGTCATAAGAAGAAGAGGAGGGGAGGGCACCTCCGTGAGCGAGGAGGAGCTCATCGAGCACTGCAGGAGGGAGCTTGCCCCCTACAAGGTACCCAGGGAGGTGGAGTTCAGGGAGGAGCTGCCCAAGAGCGCTGTGGGCAAGCTGCTCAGGCGGGTGCTTGCGCAGGAGGAGCGCTCCCGCGGGCAGGAGCAGGGGAGCGCGGGATGA
- the hutH gene encoding HAL/PAL/TAL family ammonia-lyase, which produces MRETLPATGYGLELDGRSLGLEDVVAVARGEAGECVLSGAAAERVEEANRLKRELIASERPIYGVTTGFGDSAHRQISPARTAELQKNILRFLGNGIGPLAPPEVVRATMLLRANCMARGNSGVRRELVELLLAFVNHDVLPPIPERGSCGASGDLVPLSYLGSALTGHGEVLHRGEWRPVGEVLEELGLAPLELEAKEGLAITNGTSFMSAFAALAVWDAGELAFVCDLCTAMASEALLGNRAHFHPFIHENKPHPGQVESARVIRGLLEGSGLSTEIDQVLSGDGLGGRGYRELERNIQDKYSIRCAPHVNGVLRDTLGWVRRWVEVEMNSSDDNPLFDAEGRAVHSGGNFYGGHIVQAMDSLKVALASVADLMDRQLELVVDEKFNNGLTPNLIPFFDPEGPQAGLHHGFKGMQLACSSLVAEACKLSSPVSVHSRSTEAHNQDKVSMGTIAARDARTIVELAQNVAAIHLIAVCQALDLRGTQSMAPRTREAHRLVRERVPFLDADRRMEEDIRRVVEMIKARELSRALGYQDASA; this is translated from the coding sequence ATGAGAGAGACCCTGCCTGCGACCGGCTACGGGCTAGAGCTGGACGGGCGCTCGCTGGGTCTTGAGGACGTGGTCGCGGTGGCCCGGGGGGAGGCCGGCGAGTGCGTCCTATCCGGCGCGGCGGCGGAGAGGGTAGAGGAGGCGAACCGTCTGAAGCGGGAGCTCATCGCCTCCGAGCGTCCCATCTACGGGGTGACCACCGGCTTCGGGGACAGCGCGCACCGCCAGATCTCGCCCGCCAGGACGGCCGAGCTGCAGAAGAACATCCTGCGCTTTCTGGGCAACGGGATCGGGCCGCTGGCCCCGCCCGAGGTCGTGCGGGCCACCATGCTGCTCCGGGCCAACTGCATGGCCCGGGGCAATTCCGGGGTGCGCCGGGAGCTGGTGGAGCTGCTGCTGGCGTTCGTCAACCACGACGTGCTGCCGCCCATCCCCGAGCGTGGTTCCTGCGGGGCGAGCGGGGATCTCGTCCCGCTCTCCTATCTGGGCTCCGCGCTCACCGGGCACGGCGAGGTGCTCCACCGCGGGGAGTGGCGGCCGGTGGGGGAGGTGCTCGAGGAGCTCGGGCTCGCGCCGCTCGAGCTGGAGGCCAAGGAGGGGCTCGCCATAACCAACGGCACCTCCTTCATGAGCGCCTTCGCCGCGCTCGCCGTGTGGGACGCCGGGGAGCTGGCCTTCGTGTGCGACCTGTGCACGGCCATGGCCTCCGAGGCGCTGCTCGGCAACCGGGCGCACTTCCACCCCTTCATCCACGAGAACAAGCCGCACCCCGGGCAGGTGGAGAGCGCGCGCGTCATCCGCGGGCTGCTCGAGGGCTCCGGGCTCTCCACCGAGATAGACCAGGTGCTCTCCGGGGACGGCCTCGGGGGGAGGGGCTACCGGGAGCTGGAGCGCAACATCCAGGACAAGTACTCCATACGCTGCGCGCCGCACGTGAACGGTGTGCTCCGGGACACCCTCGGCTGGGTCCGGCGGTGGGTGGAGGTCGAGATGAACTCCTCCGACGACAACCCCCTCTTCGACGCGGAGGGGCGCGCCGTCCACAGCGGGGGCAACTTCTACGGCGGGCACATCGTGCAGGCCATGGACTCCCTGAAGGTCGCGCTCGCCAGCGTCGCCGACCTTATGGACCGGCAGCTGGAGCTCGTGGTAGACGAGAAGTTCAACAACGGGCTCACCCCCAACCTCATCCCGTTCTTCGACCCCGAGGGGCCGCAGGCGGGGCTGCACCACGGCTTCAAGGGGATGCAGCTCGCCTGCTCCTCGCTGGTGGCCGAGGCCTGCAAGCTGTCCAGCCCGGTGAGCGTCCACTCCCGCTCCACAGAGGCGCACAACCAGGACAAGGTCAGCATGGGGACCATCGCGGCGCGCGACGCCAGGACCATCGTGGAGCTCGCGCAGAACGTGGCGGCCATCCACCTCATCGCCGTCTGCCAGGCGCTGGATCTGAGGGGCACGCAGAGCATGGCGCCGAGGACGCGGGAGGCCCACCGGCTGGTGCGCGAGCGGGTGCCCTTCCTCGACGCGGACCGGCGGATGGAGGAGGACATCCGCCGGGTGGTGGAGATGATCAAAGCCCGGGAGCTCTCCCGGGCGCTGGGGTACCAGGATGCCTCTGCCTGA
- a CDS encoding MarR family winged helix-turn-helix transcriptional regulator: protein MSRGEAAGGLGSLMRAHSSATMRFLFSLAKRMGLEVSELAALEHLQASGPMTMGELCSRLSMSPGAITALVDRLERRGYVERVPNPSDRRSSLVGATERGVEETFRHLLPYIRELRALEERLPAGEREAVARFLSDAAKIAHRHSAPGA, encoded by the coding sequence ATGTCAAGGGGGGAGGCTGCCGGGGGGCTCGGGTCTCTCATGCGGGCCCACTCGTCGGCGACGATGAGGTTTCTCTTCTCGCTGGCCAAGCGGATGGGGCTCGAGGTCTCGGAGCTTGCCGCGCTGGAGCACCTGCAGGCTTCGGGGCCGATGACGATGGGGGAGCTGTGCTCCAGGCTCTCGATGAGCCCGGGGGCCATCACCGCGCTCGTGGACCGGCTGGAGCGCCGGGGGTACGTGGAGCGGGTTCCGAACCCCTCCGACCGCCGCAGCTCCCTGGTCGGCGCCACCGAGAGGGGGGTGGAGGAGACCTTCAGGCACCTGCTGCCCTACATAAGGGAGCTGCGGGCGCTCGAGGAGCGCCTCCCCGCCGGCGAGCGCGAGGCCGTCGCCCGCTTTCTCTCCGACGCCGCGAAGATAGCCCACCGCCACAGCGCCCCCGGCGCCTGA
- a CDS encoding daunorubicin resistance protein DrrA family ABC transporter ATP-binding protein, with protein sequence MKASGAAIRASGLVRRFGQSVAVDGLDLEVGHGEIYGFLGPNGAGKTTTVRMLVTLLAPTEGRAWVAGRDVVREPGAVRLRIGVALQEAALDARQTGIEILRLQGRLYGLSRREIDERISQLRGLIDIGEALGRRVGSYSGGMRRRLDLAAALIHNPEVLFLDEPTTGLDPVSRAKVWEEVRRLNRELGVTIFLTTQYLEEADRLADRVGIIDRGRLVAEGTPEELKRSVGQDLIVVRTRGSLDGAIERLRGLEAVGRVEAHGQEITVATPDGPQAVGRVAVELARSGVAVERLTLRTPTLDDVFLEVTGNRMSAGEEV encoded by the coding sequence TTGAAGGCTTCGGGGGCGGCGATCCGGGCTTCAGGGCTCGTCAGGCGCTTCGGACAGAGCGTCGCGGTGGACGGGTTGGATCTCGAGGTGGGGCACGGCGAGATCTACGGCTTCCTCGGGCCCAACGGGGCGGGGAAGACCACCACGGTGCGGATGCTCGTCACCCTGCTCGCCCCGACGGAGGGCCGGGCGTGGGTGGCCGGGCGCGACGTCGTCCGGGAGCCCGGCGCCGTGCGGCTGCGCATCGGGGTCGCGCTGCAGGAGGCCGCGCTCGACGCGCGGCAGACCGGGATCGAGATCCTGCGCCTGCAGGGCAGGCTCTACGGCCTCTCCCGGCGCGAGATAGACGAGCGGATCTCGCAGCTGCGCGGCCTCATAGACATCGGCGAGGCGCTCGGGCGCCGGGTGGGGAGCTACTCCGGCGGGATGCGGCGGAGGCTCGATCTCGCCGCGGCGCTCATCCACAACCCCGAGGTGCTCTTCCTTGACGAGCCCACCACCGGCCTCGACCCCGTCAGCCGGGCGAAGGTCTGGGAGGAGGTGCGCCGGCTCAACCGGGAGCTCGGCGTAACCATCTTCCTCACCACCCAGTACCTCGAGGAGGCCGACCGGCTCGCCGACAGGGTCGGGATCATCGACCGGGGCCGGCTCGTCGCCGAGGGGACCCCGGAGGAGCTCAAGCGCTCGGTGGGGCAGGACCTCATCGTCGTCAGGACGCGGGGCAGCCTCGATGGGGCGATCGAGCGCCTGAGGGGGCTCGAGGCCGTCGGGCGCGTCGAGGCGCACGGGCAGGAGATCACCGTGGCAACCCCCGACGGGCCGCAGGCCGTCGGGCGGGTCGCCGTCGAGCTCGCCCGCTCCGGGGTGGCCGTGGAGCGGCTCACCCTGCGCACCCCCACGCTGGACGACGTGTTCCTCGAGGTGACCGGCAACCGGATGTCCGCCGGGGAGGAGGTTTAG
- a CDS encoding ABC transporter permease — translation MQQAAQTPAAVRARPAGFWRDLASVAGRALRAVPREPEVLIPSLIVPLFFFAVNVGALSDISSFAGIEDYEAFQLPVAIVFAVTGVSRASALVTDIQSGYFDRLLVSPVNRYSLLLGLMVADFALVIALSIPVLALGLLLGVEFATGPLGALAFLLLAGLWGLAYTGFPYAIALRTGNPAAVNSSFILFFPFAFLTTTFLPQEALTGWLATVADYNPVTYLLAGLRSLVSEGWEAGDLLPAAGAVAGVGLLSFALAFAALRARVRRS, via the coding sequence GTGCAGCAGGCAGCACAGACCCCGGCCGCCGTGCGGGCGCGCCCGGCGGGCTTCTGGAGGGACCTCGCGAGCGTCGCCGGCCGGGCGCTGCGGGCGGTCCCGCGCGAGCCCGAGGTCCTCATCCCCTCGCTCATCGTGCCCCTCTTCTTCTTCGCGGTCAACGTGGGGGCGCTCTCGGACATCTCCTCCTTCGCCGGGATAGAGGACTACGAGGCCTTCCAGCTCCCCGTGGCCATAGTCTTCGCCGTCACCGGCGTCTCGCGGGCCTCCGCGCTCGTCACCGACATCCAGAGCGGCTACTTCGACCGGCTGCTCGTCTCCCCCGTCAACCGCTACAGCCTGCTGCTCGGGCTGATGGTCGCGGACTTCGCGCTGGTCATCGCGCTCTCCATCCCCGTGCTCGCGCTGGGGCTCCTGCTCGGAGTAGAGTTCGCGACCGGGCCGCTGGGGGCGCTGGCCTTCCTGCTTCTCGCCGGCCTGTGGGGGCTCGCCTACACCGGGTTCCCGTACGCCATCGCGCTGCGCACCGGCAACCCGGCGGCGGTGAACTCCTCGTTCATCCTCTTCTTCCCGTTCGCCTTCCTCACCACCACCTTCCTCCCCCAGGAGGCGCTCACCGGCTGGCTCGCCACCGTCGCCGACTACAACCCCGTCACCTACCTGCTGGCCGGGCTGCGGTCGCTGGTGAGCGAGGGCTGGGAGGCGGGCGACCTGCTCCCGGCGGCCGGTGCGGTGGCGGGCGTGGGGCTGCTCTCCTTCGCGCTGGCCTTCGCCGCCCTGCGCGCCCGGGTGCGGCGCAGCTAG
- a CDS encoding adenine deaminase C-terminal domain-containing protein, which translates to MRVGSEEHRRLLAVARGEEPPDLLVRGGTVANVYSGELLRADVAASGGCIAYVGQDPPPPGPETRTVEAGGAIVAPGYIEAHTHPWVLYDPVSLAGAAAALGTTTVVADTLFFHLQMGPERLAWLLDDLRALPVNYLWVARLISQSEFPGERRLFSPEAAGDLLGREDVVGTAEITRWPALAAGDGHLLEGIARARQAGKVSDGHTGGASEARLPALVAAGITADHEAISAREAISRLRLGLWTMLRHSSLRPDLPELLRAVTEEGVSTRRLILTTDGSSPEHIAEHGLVDGLLRLAVEQGVDPMQALRMVTLNPATWMRRDHELGGLAPGRRADILLLPDLSSFRPRTVICGGRVVAEEGRLLAPLPSLDWESYGARPRFEPSLPLEDPRLYPPRAGASPRGAPVIELVSAVITRLRWERLQEREGLVGLGGAPEGLLYAALVDREGGWVSRALVAGFAGDALEGFASTYNTTTQLLVLGRDPRAMARAAARVREMGGGIALVAGGEVVCEVPLPVCGMMSPGTFEEAVARNRSLSRELESRGYPFHDLLYTLLFLTCDFLPAVRLTPRGVLEVKSGRVLVPSGPPL; encoded by the coding sequence GTGCGCGTCGGCTCCGAAGAGCACCGGCGCCTGCTGGCGGTCGCCCGGGGGGAGGAGCCGCCGGACCTCCTCGTGCGGGGCGGGACGGTGGCCAACGTGTACTCCGGCGAGCTGCTGCGGGCGGACGTGGCGGCGAGCGGGGGGTGCATAGCCTACGTCGGGCAGGACCCGCCCCCGCCCGGGCCGGAGACCCGCACGGTGGAGGCCGGCGGCGCGATCGTGGCCCCCGGCTACATAGAGGCGCACACCCACCCCTGGGTGCTGTACGACCCGGTGAGCCTGGCGGGGGCCGCCGCCGCGCTGGGGACCACCACCGTCGTGGCCGACACCCTGTTCTTCCACCTGCAGATGGGGCCCGAGCGGCTCGCCTGGCTGCTGGACGACCTGCGGGCGCTCCCGGTCAACTACCTGTGGGTGGCCCGCCTCATCTCGCAGTCCGAGTTCCCGGGGGAGCGGCGGCTCTTCTCGCCCGAGGCGGCGGGGGATCTGCTCGGCCGGGAGGACGTGGTGGGGACGGCCGAGATCACGCGCTGGCCCGCCCTGGCCGCCGGCGACGGTCACCTGCTGGAGGGGATCGCGCGCGCCCGGCAGGCGGGCAAGGTCTCCGACGGGCACACCGGCGGGGCCTCGGAGGCGCGCCTTCCCGCGCTGGTCGCCGCCGGGATCACGGCCGACCACGAGGCCATCTCCGCCCGGGAGGCGATCTCGCGCCTCCGGCTGGGCCTCTGGACCATGCTGCGCCACAGCTCGCTCAGGCCCGACCTGCCGGAGCTGCTGCGCGCGGTGACGGAGGAGGGCGTGAGCACCCGCCGCCTGATCCTGACGACCGACGGCTCGAGCCCGGAGCACATCGCCGAGCACGGCCTCGTGGACGGGCTGCTGCGGCTGGCCGTGGAGCAGGGCGTCGACCCGATGCAGGCGCTGAGGATGGTTACCCTCAACCCGGCCACCTGGATGCGCCGGGACCACGAGCTGGGCGGGCTCGCCCCCGGGCGCCGGGCGGACATCCTGCTCCTGCCCGACCTCTCCTCCTTCCGGCCCCGGACCGTGATCTGCGGCGGCCGCGTGGTGGCGGAGGAGGGGAGGCTCCTCGCCCCGCTGCCCTCCCTGGACTGGGAGAGCTACGGCGCCCGCCCCCGCTTCGAGCCCTCCCTCCCGCTGGAGGACCCGCGCCTCTACCCGCCGCGGGCCGGCGCCTCCCCGCGCGGAGCGCCGGTCATCGAGCTGGTCTCCGCCGTCATAACCCGGCTGCGCTGGGAGCGTCTCCAGGAGCGGGAGGGGCTGGTGGGCCTCGGGGGCGCGCCGGAGGGCCTCCTGTACGCCGCGCTCGTGGACCGGGAGGGGGGCTGGGTCTCGCGGGCGCTCGTCGCGGGCTTCGCCGGGGATGCCCTCGAGGGCTTCGCCAGCACCTACAACACCACCACCCAGCTTCTGGTCCTCGGCAGGGACCCCCGGGCGATGGCCCGCGCCGCCGCCCGGGTGAGGGAGATGGGGGGCGGCATAGCCCTCGTTGCGGGGGGCGAGGTGGTCTGCGAGGTGCCCCTCCCCGTCTGCGGGATGATGTCCCCCGGCACCTTCGAGGAGGCGGTCGCCCGCAACCGGAGCCTCTCCCGCGAGCTCGAGTCCCGCGGCTACCCCTTCCACGACCTCCTCTACACCCTGCTCTTTCTGACCTGCGACTTTCTGCCCGCGGTCCGGCTCACCCCGCGCGGGGTGCTGGAGGTGAAGTCCGGGCGGGTGCTCGTCCCCTCCGGGCCCCCGCTCTAG
- a CDS encoding MBL fold metallo-hydrolase, with protein MSGVVPSRLGGQPVGEAARIAGGVYQLKLPVPFPLRFVSSYLFAGEGGWTVLDPGYDYPDARKAWEAAAAGLGLDLERGVEKIVVTHLHPDHIGLARWMQERSGAPVLMLAGEVEAARRVWDPERDLEDFVRFLVRNGMDEGTARPTAGTTDLGVRVPEEVVPVRPGEKLRLGEVVARAIHTPGHSDHHFVLYDPERGMLVAGDQLLLKITPNIGLWPYTAPRPLRRYLRSIGGLRGLDVGLVLPGHGPLFHDLGGRVDELVAHHAERLEVMHAAFGGRPATPYEIARRVFPADQLSPHQLRFALAETLAHLEHLVDEGRAELLEEEPATYAPLF; from the coding sequence ATGAGCGGCGTCGTTCCCTCGCGCCTCGGCGGCCAGCCGGTCGGGGAGGCCGCCAGGATCGCCGGGGGGGTCTACCAGCTGAAGCTGCCGGTCCCCTTCCCGCTGCGGTTCGTCTCCTCCTACCTGTTCGCCGGGGAGGGGGGGTGGACGGTCCTGGACCCGGGGTACGACTACCCGGACGCGCGAAAGGCCTGGGAGGCGGCCGCCGCCGGGCTCGGCCTCGACCTCGAACGCGGGGTCGAGAAGATCGTGGTCACCCACCTGCACCCGGACCACATCGGGCTCGCCCGCTGGATGCAGGAGCGCTCCGGGGCCCCGGTCCTCATGCTGGCCGGGGAGGTAGAGGCAGCGCGGAGGGTGTGGGACCCGGAGCGCGACCTGGAGGATTTCGTCCGCTTTCTGGTGCGCAACGGCATGGACGAAGGGACCGCCCGCCCCACCGCCGGGACGACGGACCTCGGGGTCCGGGTGCCGGAGGAGGTGGTCCCCGTGCGTCCCGGCGAGAAGCTTCGCCTCGGGGAGGTGGTGGCCCGGGCCATACACACCCCGGGGCACTCGGATCACCACTTCGTCCTGTACGACCCGGAGCGGGGCATGCTCGTCGCCGGGGACCAGCTCCTGCTGAAGATAACGCCGAACATCGGGCTGTGGCCCTACACCGCGCCCCGGCCCCTGCGGCGCTACCTCCGCTCCATAGGCGGGCTGCGCGGGCTCGACGTGGGCCTGGTGCTGCCGGGGCACGGCCCGCTCTTCCACGACCTCGGGGGGCGGGTGGACGAGCTCGTGGCGCACCACGCGGAGCGGCTGGAGGTGATGCACGCGGCCTTCGGGGGGCGCCCGGCGACGCCGTACGAGATCGCCCGGAGGGTCTTCCCCGCGGACCAGCTCTCGCCGCACCAGCTCCGCTTCGCGCTCGCCGAGACGCTTGCCCACCTGGAGCACCTGGTGGACGAGGGGCGGGCGGAGCTTCTGGAGGAAGAGCCCGCGACCTACGCCCCGCTCTTCTAG
- a CDS encoding acyl-CoA dehydrogenase family protein has product MSARAGGATAERAIDPRDFLELDALLSEEERAVRDRVRSFVEERVRPNIKGWYEEARFPRELVPEMGALGLLGMHLEGYGCAGRSAVEYGLACMELEAGDSGIRTFVSVQGSLAMSAIHRFGSEEQKQEWLPRMARGEAVGCFGLTEPTAGSDPASMKTFARRDGDGWVIEGAKRWIGMASIAEVAVIWARTDEEGNPVRGFLVPTAAQGFSATNIEPKLSMRASIQCDIELRGVRVPAGAMLPGAAGLRAPFSCLNEARYGIIWGSMGAARDCYECALEYSLRREQFGRPVASFQLTQKKLADMVVEIQKGMLLALHLGRMKDAGALKHQQISLGKLNNVREAIKIAREARAILGGNGVTLDYPPLRHANNLESVRTYEGTDEVHTLILGQAITGIEAFR; this is encoded by the coding sequence ATGTCCGCAAGAGCCGGCGGCGCGACAGCGGAGCGCGCCATAGACCCGCGGGACTTTCTGGAGCTGGACGCGCTGCTCAGCGAGGAGGAGCGGGCGGTGCGGGACCGGGTGCGCTCCTTTGTGGAGGAGCGGGTCCGGCCGAACATCAAAGGGTGGTACGAGGAGGCCCGCTTCCCGAGGGAGCTTGTCCCCGAGATGGGAGCGCTCGGGCTTCTGGGGATGCACCTCGAAGGCTACGGGTGCGCCGGAAGGAGCGCGGTGGAGTACGGGCTTGCTTGCATGGAGCTCGAGGCCGGGGACTCGGGGATAAGGACGTTCGTGAGCGTGCAGGGCTCGCTGGCGATGAGCGCCATCCACCGCTTCGGCTCCGAGGAGCAGAAGCAGGAGTGGCTTCCGAGGATGGCGAGGGGGGAGGCGGTGGGCTGCTTCGGGCTCACCGAGCCGACCGCCGGGAGCGACCCGGCGAGCATGAAGACCTTTGCCCGCAGGGACGGGGACGGGTGGGTCATAGAGGGCGCGAAGCGCTGGATCGGGATGGCCTCCATCGCGGAGGTGGCGGTGATCTGGGCGAGGACCGACGAGGAGGGCAACCCGGTACGGGGCTTTTTGGTCCCCACCGCGGCCCAGGGCTTCTCGGCCACGAACATCGAGCCCAAGCTCAGCATGCGCGCCTCCATCCAGTGCGACATCGAGCTGCGGGGGGTGAGGGTTCCCGCTGGAGCGATGCTGCCGGGGGCCGCCGGGCTCCGGGCGCCCTTCAGCTGCCTCAACGAGGCCCGCTACGGCATCATCTGGGGCTCCATGGGGGCGGCGAGGGACTGCTACGAGTGCGCGCTCGAGTACTCGCTGCGGCGGGAGCAGTTCGGCCGGCCCGTCGCCTCCTTCCAGCTCACCCAGAAAAAGCTTGCGGACATGGTCGTGGAGATCCAGAAGGGGATGCTTCTGGCGCTGCACCTGGGGAGGATGAAGGACGCGGGCGCCCTCAAGCACCAGCAGATCTCGCTGGGCAAGCTCAACAACGTGCGCGAGGCGATAAAGATCGCCCGGGAGGCGCGCGCGATCCTGGGTGGGAACGGGGTCACGCTGGACTACCCGCCCTTGAGGCACGCGAACAACCTGGAGAGCGTGCGCACCTACGAGGGCACCGACGAGGTGCACACCCTCATCCTCGGCCAGGCCATAACCGGGATAGAGGCCTTCCGATGA
- a CDS encoding TetR/AcrR family transcriptional regulator: MGRGEGFAPATLGAEALPPKQERLVRSAYKVMGEKGMNNLSLQDVADEAGVSKAILPYYFASKENLMVITMRWVLARVARRIREAVSRAEGAEEKVSAMVDAIFIDPASNRSFYLVFFDFLGHAARTDRFGDVGATFQEIVTGLYDEVVRLGREEGVFRVGDTREAATVVRALIDGLFTQWVLERDWERTHARYRGLCKRAVLSYLTSGDGQAEWSSADCA; the protein is encoded by the coding sequence ATGGGGCGGGGCGAGGGCTTCGCTCCGGCCACGCTCGGGGCCGAGGCGCTTCCGCCCAAGCAGGAGCGCCTCGTGCGCAGCGCCTACAAGGTCATGGGGGAGAAGGGGATGAACAACCTCTCCCTGCAGGACGTCGCCGACGAGGCCGGGGTGAGCAAGGCCATCCTCCCCTACTACTTCGCCTCCAAGGAGAACCTGATGGTCATCACCATGCGCTGGGTGCTCGCCCGGGTGGCCCGGCGCATCCGGGAGGCCGTGTCCCGGGCGGAGGGGGCCGAGGAGAAGGTCTCGGCGATGGTGGACGCGATCTTTATAGACCCCGCCTCCAACCGCAGCTTCTACCTGGTCTTCTTCGACTTCCTGGGGCACGCCGCCCGCACCGACCGCTTCGGGGACGTGGGGGCCACCTTCCAGGAGATAGTCACCGGCCTGTACGACGAGGTGGTGCGGCTCGGCAGGGAGGAGGGGGTCTTCCGGGTGGGGGACACGCGGGAGGCGGCGACCGTGGTACGCGCCCTGATAGACGGGCTGTTCACCCAGTGGGTGCTGGAGCGGGACTGGGAGAGGACCCACGCCCGCTACCGGGGCCTGTGCAAGCGGGCGGTGCTCTCCTACCTGACCTCCGGCGACGGGCAGGCGGAGTGGTCCTCCGCGGACTGCGCCTGA